Proteins from a genomic interval of Stigmatopora nigra isolate UIUO_SnigA chromosome 19, RoL_Snig_1.1, whole genome shotgun sequence:
- the LOC144212328 gene encoding high mobility group protein B1-like, which translates to MRKDPAKPRGKMSSYAYFVQTCREEHKKKHPEASVNFAEFSKKCSERWKTMSPKEKGKFEDLAKQDKVRYDREMMDYVPARGGKKKKFKDPNAPKRPPSAFFIFCSEYRPKVKGESPGLTIGDVAKKLGEMWNGTSAENKQPFEKKAAKLKEKYEKDVAAYRAKGKAGSGPAPAAKAAAKAEKDDDDDDDDDDEEEDEEDDDDDDDDE; encoded by the exons ATGAGGAAAGATCCGGCAAAGCCCCGGGGCAAGATGTCCTCGTATGCCTACTTTGTGCAGACGTGCCGGGAGGAGCACAAAAAGAAGCACCCCGAAGCATCTGTCAACTTTGCCGAATTCTCCAAGAAGTGCTCTGAGAGATGGAAG ACCATGTCTCCCAAGGAGAAAGGCAAGTTTGAGGACCTTGCCAAGCAGGACAAGGTTCGCTATGATCGGGAAATGATGGACTACGTTCCAGCCCGCggaggaaagaagaagaagttCAAGGACCCCAATGCTCCCAAGAGACCTCC GTCAGCCTTCTTCATCTTCTGCTCCGAGTATCGTCCCAAAGTGAAGGGTGAGAGTCCAGGCCTGACTATTGGCGATGTAGCCAAGAAGCTTGGCGAGATGTGGAACGGCACCTCAGCTGAAAACAAGCAGCCCTTCGAGAAGAAGGCTGCCAAACTCAAAGAGAAATACGAGAAG GACGTGGCCGCATACCGCGCCAAGGGTAAGGCAGGTAGCGGCCCAGCACCGGCAGCCAAAGCGGCGGCCAAAGCAGAGAaagatgatgacgacgatgatgatgatgatgacgaggaagaagatgaggaggacgacgacgatgatgacgatgatgagtAG